One Microbacterium keratanolyticum DNA window includes the following coding sequences:
- a CDS encoding class I SAM-dependent methyltransferase produces MEMSELTALLTPEGLRLLDALGTVETTDAAARAVSTLRAAGHGPDLVAAVVGQAHLRAKARTKFGEFASRMLFTRAGLEQATRLSVAARHAGRLRTAGITHVADLGCGIGGDSLAFAGAGLRVTAVDADEITAALTAFNLAPFGDDATVLHSTAETADLTGIDAVWLDPARRTAGHSETRRVAATDYSPSLDWAFDLATRMPVGIKLGPGHDRDQLPAESEAQWVSVDGSVVELVLWSGALARPGVHRAAMVVRGGHTHELTAPADSEDAPVRELGAFLHEPDGAVIRARLIGDVARHLEAGMLDEHIAYLTSDAALTSPFVQSFRVREVLPVTPKAISAALRAGEIGTLEIKKRGVDIDPATFRKKLTLRGPNAATLILARVGSKRHAILADRVDAA; encoded by the coding sequence GTGGAAATGTCTGAGCTCACCGCCCTGCTCACCCCCGAGGGCCTGCGCCTGCTGGATGCACTCGGCACAGTGGAGACGACAGACGCCGCTGCTCGCGCGGTCTCGACGCTGCGCGCCGCGGGCCACGGCCCCGACCTCGTCGCCGCGGTGGTCGGGCAGGCGCACCTCCGGGCGAAGGCGCGGACGAAGTTCGGCGAGTTCGCGTCTCGGATGCTGTTCACCCGCGCGGGCCTCGAGCAGGCGACGCGCCTCTCCGTCGCCGCACGGCACGCCGGACGTCTGCGCACCGCGGGCATCACCCACGTCGCCGATCTCGGCTGTGGGATCGGCGGTGACTCCCTTGCTTTCGCAGGCGCGGGCCTGCGTGTCACCGCGGTGGATGCTGACGAGATCACCGCCGCCCTCACCGCCTTCAACCTCGCCCCCTTCGGGGACGACGCGACCGTGCTGCATAGCACCGCGGAGACCGCGGATCTCACCGGCATCGACGCGGTGTGGCTGGATCCCGCCCGACGCACCGCTGGGCACAGTGAGACGCGCCGGGTGGCCGCAACCGACTACTCCCCCTCGCTCGACTGGGCTTTCGATCTCGCCACGCGGATGCCCGTGGGCATCAAGCTCGGACCGGGGCACGACCGCGACCAGCTGCCCGCCGAGAGCGAGGCGCAGTGGGTGAGCGTCGACGGCAGTGTGGTCGAGCTCGTGCTGTGGTCCGGCGCACTTGCGCGCCCCGGCGTGCACCGTGCGGCGATGGTCGTACGCGGCGGACACACCCACGAGCTGACCGCGCCCGCGGACAGCGAGGACGCGCCGGTGCGCGAACTCGGTGCGTTCCTGCACGAGCCGGACGGCGCCGTCATCCGCGCCCGGCTGATCGGCGATGTGGCTCGCCACTTGGAGGCGGGGATGCTCGATGAGCACATCGCCTACCTCACATCCGATGCCGCACTGACGAGCCCCTTCGTACAGTCGTTCCGCGTGCGCGAGGTGTTGCCCGTGACCCCGAAGGCGATCAGCGCCGCGCTGCGGGCTGGCGAGATCGGAACGCTGGAGATCAAGAAGCGCGGCGTGGACATCGACCCCGCGACCTTCCGGAAGAAGCTCACGTTGCGGGGCCCGAACGCGGCCACGCTGATCCTGGCGCGCGTCGGCAGCAAACGGCACGCGATCCTCGCCGACCGCGTCGACGCCGCCTAG
- the groES gene encoding co-chaperone GroES, translating into MSVSIKPLEDRIVIKQVEAEQTTASGLVIPDTAKEKPQEGEVVAVGPGRIDDNGNRVPLDVAVGDRVLYSKYGGTEVKFGADEYLVLSARDVLAVVVR; encoded by the coding sequence GTGTCGGTTTCCATCAAGCCGCTCGAGGACCGCATCGTCATCAAGCAGGTCGAGGCCGAGCAGACCACCGCGAGTGGCCTGGTCATCCCTGACACTGCCAAGGAGAAGCCCCAGGAGGGCGAGGTCGTGGCCGTGGGCCCCGGCCGCATCGACGACAACGGCAACCGTGTTCCGCTCGACGTCGCCGTCGGCGACCGCGTCCTGTACAGCAAGTACGGCGGCACCGAGGTGAAGTTCGGCGCCGACGAGTACCTCGTCCTCTCGGCGCGCGACGTTCTGGCGGTCGTCGTCCGCTGA
- the rarD gene encoding EamA family transporter RarD — MTTELRIGFAYTAAAYVLWGFVPLFFVLLIPTGPWEIVAMRVLFSLVLCVLLLTVTRGWAAFLAILRDRRLRWLTLLAGALIFINWQTYIVGVVTDRVLETSLGYFMNPILIVLLGVIVLRERLRPLQWVAIGIAAVAVAVTVIGYGTVPWIALLLAFSFGLYGLVKKKIGPRVDAVSGLTLETMWLTPVAIIELVIVAMTTGITFGTLGWGHAALLAATGVVTAVPLLLFAGGARRIPLSMAGILQFITPIMIFLIGTFLLHEPMPPERWAGFILVWIAVVVFLLDVLLASRKGRRAAPVELV; from the coding sequence ATGACAACTGAGCTGCGCATCGGATTCGCGTACACGGCAGCCGCGTACGTGCTGTGGGGATTCGTTCCGCTCTTCTTCGTCTTGCTCATCCCCACCGGTCCGTGGGAGATCGTCGCGATGCGGGTGCTGTTCTCGCTCGTGCTGTGCGTCCTCCTGCTGACCGTCACCCGCGGGTGGGCGGCGTTCCTCGCGATTCTGCGCGACCGTCGTCTGCGGTGGCTCACTCTTCTCGCCGGCGCCCTCATCTTCATCAACTGGCAGACCTACATCGTCGGCGTCGTCACCGATCGCGTTCTCGAAACCAGCCTCGGCTACTTCATGAACCCGATCCTGATCGTGCTCCTCGGCGTGATCGTGCTGCGCGAGCGCCTGCGGCCGCTGCAGTGGGTTGCCATCGGCATCGCCGCGGTCGCGGTCGCAGTGACCGTGATCGGCTATGGAACGGTGCCGTGGATCGCCCTGCTGCTCGCCTTCTCGTTCGGCCTCTACGGACTCGTCAAGAAGAAGATCGGGCCCCGGGTGGATGCCGTCTCCGGCCTCACTCTCGAGACCATGTGGCTCACGCCGGTCGCCATCATCGAACTCGTGATCGTCGCGATGACGACCGGCATCACCTTCGGAACACTCGGATGGGGCCACGCGGCGCTGCTCGCTGCGACCGGCGTCGTGACCGCGGTGCCGCTGCTGCTGTTCGCTGGGGGAGCGCGTCGGATCCCGCTGAGCATGGCTGGCATCCTGCAGTTCATCACGCCGATCATGATCTTCCTCATCGGCACGTTCCTTCTGCATGAACCCATGCCGCCGGAGCGCTGGGCGGGCTTCATCCTGGTGTGGATCGCTGTGGTGGTCTTCCTGCTCGACGTGCTCCTGGCCAGTCGAAAAGGACGCCGGGCGGCGCCGGTCGAACTCGTCTAG
- a CDS encoding ABC transporter substrate-binding protein: MNALKNSRTAKVFAGVALIGASALVIAGCSTPGTAPETGGGEKPATELALKLGSLLPQTGSLSFLGPPMESGVGLAVQEINDAKAGVTIEMLSEDEGDTDTKAYETSITKLQNAGVAGIVGAAASGVSKLILDGNINAGIITISPSNTSPDFTAWDDNGLYFRTAPSDLLQGEVLGNLIAEDGKKTLGIIYQNDAYGTGLFDAIKTTFESTGGEVVADASFNVGDAQFDAQVATITAANPDAVAIVSFDQFKTIAPLLVNAGITGDKFYMVDGNVSQYGTDIPVSLEGAQGTRPGPELEDDFTERLQAFWTGEGNAEVKDFTYAAEAYDAVVLMALAALASGSTEGPEIAAKMQEVSGGSGDGTPCTSFADCAKIINDGGVADYDGYSGKVTFDENGDPKGAAIGIFKFGADNMYTRVN, translated from the coding sequence ATGAACGCACTGAAGAACTCGCGCACCGCGAAGGTCTTCGCAGGCGTCGCGCTGATCGGCGCATCCGCCCTGGTGATTGCAGGCTGCAGTACACCCGGCACAGCGCCCGAAACCGGCGGTGGCGAGAAGCCTGCGACAGAGCTCGCGCTCAAGCTCGGCTCGCTGCTCCCGCAGACCGGTTCGCTGTCCTTCCTCGGCCCGCCCATGGAGTCCGGCGTCGGTCTGGCCGTGCAGGAGATCAACGACGCCAAGGCCGGTGTCACGATCGAGATGCTCTCCGAAGACGAGGGTGACACCGACACGAAGGCCTACGAGACCTCGATCACCAAGCTGCAGAACGCCGGGGTTGCCGGCATCGTCGGTGCCGCAGCATCCGGTGTCTCCAAGCTCATCCTCGACGGAAACATCAACGCAGGCATCATCACGATCTCGCCGTCGAACACCTCGCCGGACTTCACGGCCTGGGACGATAACGGGCTGTACTTCCGCACCGCACCGAGCGACCTGCTCCAGGGTGAGGTGCTGGGCAACCTGATCGCCGAGGACGGCAAGAAGACGCTCGGCATCATCTACCAGAACGACGCATACGGCACCGGCCTGTTCGACGCGATCAAGACGACGTTCGAGAGCACGGGCGGCGAGGTCGTCGCAGACGCCTCGTTCAACGTCGGCGACGCGCAGTTCGACGCGCAGGTTGCGACGATCACGGCCGCCAACCCGGACGCTGTGGCGATCGTCTCCTTCGACCAGTTCAAGACGATCGCACCGCTGCTGGTGAACGCCGGCATCACGGGCGACAAGTTCTACATGGTCGATGGCAACGTGTCGCAGTACGGCACCGACATCCCGGTCTCGCTCGAAGGCGCTCAGGGCACCCGCCCCGGCCCGGAGCTCGAGGACGACTTCACCGAGCGACTCCAGGCATTCTGGACCGGTGAGGGCAACGCCGAGGTCAAGGACTTCACCTACGCGGCAGAGGCCTACGACGCCGTCGTGCTGATGGCGCTGGCAGCGCTCGCGTCCGGCTCCACCGAAGGGCCGGAGATCGCCGCGAAGATGCAGGAAGTCTCCGGTGGCTCGGGTGACGGCACGCCGTGCACGAGCTTCGCCGACTGCGCGAAGATCATCAACGATGGTGGCGTCGCCGACTACGACGGCTACTCCGGCAAGGTGACCTTCGACGAGAACGGCGACCCGAAGGGTGCCGCGATCGGCATCTTCAAGTTCGGCGCCGACAACATGTACACCCGCGTGAACTGA
- a CDS encoding ABC transporter ATP-binding protein produces the protein MTEDTIVVELTDVHAGYLPGVNILNGANLIARQGELIGIIGPNGAGKSTLLKAIFGMLQVRSGEITLNGESIVGLKADKLVKRGVAFVPQTNNVFPSLTIAENLQMGLYQNPKIYSERLEFVTGIFAELGKRLGQRAGSLSGGERQMVAMSRALMMDPSVLLLDEPSAGLSPVRQDDAFIRVSDINKAGVTTIMVEQNARRCLQICDRGYVLDQGKDAYEGTGRELLNDPKVIGLYLGTLGTDAA, from the coding sequence GTGACCGAGGACACCATCGTCGTCGAGCTGACCGACGTGCACGCCGGGTATCTGCCCGGGGTCAACATTCTCAACGGCGCCAACCTGATCGCCCGTCAGGGTGAGCTCATCGGCATCATCGGCCCCAACGGCGCCGGCAAGTCGACACTGCTGAAGGCGATCTTCGGGATGCTCCAGGTGCGCTCCGGGGAGATCACCCTCAACGGTGAGAGCATCGTCGGGCTCAAGGCTGACAAGCTGGTCAAACGCGGGGTGGCGTTCGTGCCGCAGACGAACAATGTGTTCCCGTCGCTCACGATCGCAGAGAACCTGCAGATGGGGCTCTACCAGAACCCGAAGATCTACAGCGAGCGCCTGGAGTTCGTGACCGGGATCTTCGCGGAGCTCGGCAAGCGGCTCGGCCAGCGTGCGGGCTCACTCTCGGGCGGTGAGCGTCAGATGGTCGCGATGTCGCGCGCCCTCATGATGGATCCCTCGGTGCTGCTGCTCGACGAGCCATCCGCGGGCCTCTCGCCGGTGCGCCAGGACGACGCGTTCATCCGCGTCTCCGACATCAACAAGGCCGGAGTGACCACGATCATGGTCGAGCAGAACGCGCGCCGCTGCCTGCAGATCTGCGACCGCGGCTACGTGCTCGACCAGGGCAAGGACGCGTACGAGGGCACGGGCCGCGAGCTGTTGAACGACCCGAAGGTGATCGGACTCTACCTCGGAACGCTCGGGACCGACGCGGCATAG
- a CDS encoding ABC transporter ATP-binding protein: protein MRRPKTTGLAKGPATPGVAKVDPILVVDAVTRRFGGLTAVDVDHLEIPRGAITALIGPNGAGKTTLFNLLCGFDKPNTGTWSFDGTDLAGIPSFKVARMGQVRTFQLTKSLSLLTVLENMKLGARDQRGEKFWSSLFPFLWRAQDTEIETKARELLARFKLDAKEKDFAASLSGGQRKLLEMARALMSDPTLVMLDEPMAGVNPALTQSLLDHILDLKELGMTVLFVEHDMHMVRHIADWVVVMAEGRVVAEGPPETVMEDPAVIDAYLGAHQDVDLGAVTGRIAVVESGAAERIREVIEAEAAEELDADASAEEERS from the coding sequence ATCCGCCGTCCGAAGACGACCGGCCTCGCGAAGGGGCCGGCAACGCCCGGCGTCGCGAAGGTCGATCCGATCCTCGTCGTCGACGCCGTGACCCGGCGGTTCGGCGGTCTCACGGCCGTCGACGTCGATCACCTGGAGATCCCGCGCGGGGCGATCACGGCGCTCATCGGCCCCAACGGCGCCGGCAAGACGACCCTGTTCAACCTGCTCTGCGGATTCGACAAGCCGAACACCGGCACCTGGTCGTTCGACGGCACCGATCTCGCCGGCATCCCGTCGTTCAAGGTCGCCCGCATGGGACAGGTGCGCACTTTCCAGCTCACCAAGTCGCTGTCGCTGCTGACCGTGCTCGAGAACATGAAGCTCGGGGCTCGCGACCAGCGCGGAGAGAAGTTCTGGTCGAGCCTGTTCCCCTTCCTCTGGCGGGCGCAGGACACCGAGATCGAGACCAAAGCGCGGGAGCTCCTCGCCCGTTTCAAGCTCGACGCGAAGGAGAAGGACTTCGCCGCTTCGCTCTCGGGCGGGCAGCGCAAGCTCTTGGAGATGGCGCGGGCGCTCATGAGCGATCCCACGCTCGTGATGCTGGATGAGCCGATGGCCGGCGTCAACCCGGCACTCACGCAGTCTCTCCTCGACCACATCCTCGATCTCAAGGAACTCGGCATGACCGTTCTCTTCGTCGAGCACGACATGCACATGGTGCGGCACATCGCCGACTGGGTCGTCGTCATGGCGGAAGGTCGCGTCGTCGCGGAAGGGCCGCCGGAGACCGTGATGGAAGACCCTGCGGTGATCGACGCCTACCTGGGCGCCCATCAGGACGTCGATCTCGGAGCCGTCACGGGACGCATCGCCGTCGTCGAGTCGGGGGCCGCGGAGCGGATCCGCGAGGTGATCGAGGCCGAAGCGGCCGAAGAGCTGGACGCGGACGCATCCGCAGAGGAGGAGCGCTCGTGA
- a CDS encoding branched-chain amino acid ABC transporter permease: MDFGSIFGNTASYLFSPVTIAYALAATGLAVHFGYAGLLNFGMAAFMAIGGYGYAISVLSFGLPWWLGMIIGMAGGALFALLLGIPTLRLRADYLAIATIAAGEIVRLLFTTQLFDEWTNSADGLAGYHAGFRGANPFPPGTYGFGPWTYNENDLWNRVFGLLVLAVAILVVWALMRSPWGRVLKGIREDEDAVRSLGKNVFGYKMQALVIGGVIGALGGIVFVLPSAVVPGSYSTSLTFFLWTILLLGGAATVFGPTLGAIIFWLVFAFLGNLLPDLAKADLLPMSDAQAGTIRFVLVGIALMLLVIFRPQGILGDKREMTFVK, translated from the coding sequence ATGGACTTCGGAAGCATCTTCGGAAACACCGCAAGCTACCTCTTCAGCCCGGTCACGATCGCCTACGCACTCGCCGCAACCGGCCTCGCCGTGCACTTCGGCTACGCAGGTCTGCTGAACTTCGGCATGGCGGCCTTCATGGCCATCGGCGGCTACGGCTACGCGATCTCGGTTCTCTCGTTCGGCCTGCCCTGGTGGCTCGGCATGATCATCGGCATGGCGGGCGGCGCGCTGTTCGCGCTGCTGCTGGGCATCCCGACCCTGCGCCTGCGCGCCGACTACCTCGCGATCGCGACGATCGCCGCGGGTGAGATCGTGCGCCTGCTGTTCACGACGCAGCTGTTCGACGAGTGGACCAACTCGGCGGACGGCCTGGCCGGATACCACGCCGGATTCCGCGGCGCGAACCCCTTCCCTCCGGGAACCTACGGCTTCGGCCCGTGGACCTACAACGAGAACGATCTGTGGAACCGCGTCTTCGGCCTGCTCGTGCTCGCCGTCGCGATCCTGGTGGTCTGGGCACTCATGCGCAGCCCCTGGGGACGCGTCCTCAAGGGCATCCGCGAAGACGAGGACGCCGTGCGCTCGCTCGGCAAGAACGTCTTCGGCTACAAGATGCAGGCGCTCGTCATCGGCGGCGTGATCGGCGCGCTCGGCGGCATCGTCTTCGTCCTGCCGTCGGCAGTCGTCCCGGGCAGCTACTCGACCTCGCTCACGTTCTTCCTCTGGACGATCCTGCTGCTCGGCGGCGCTGCGACCGTCTTCGGTCCGACGCTCGGCGCGATCATCTTCTGGCTCGTGTTCGCGTTCCTCGGCAACCTGCTGCCCGATCTGGCCAAGGCGGATCTGCTGCCGATGTCCGATGCGCAGGCGGGAACCATCCGATTCGTGCTGGTGGGCATCGCGCTCATGCTGCTCGTGATCTTCCGCCCGCAGGGCATCCTCGGAGACAAGAGGGAGATGACCTTTGTCAAATGA
- a CDS encoding ABC transporter permease subunit, with translation MLAALCALIATAIFVLQGPTAALAATDEQEVTDFYFAGTITFDDKPVEGVTISVDGNGFDAETETDPEGKWRLYVPEQERYTLTIDEKTLPDGVIVDAAQLPDGVALVSGTTGSFEAEFGLTGTKIINLFLGEGERVTESFVDQLLSRLMNGLNFGLLLALASMGAALIYGTTRLSNFAHAEMVTWGGLVALVFTSFWQLPLWAGIAGAIIGGALLGWALDAGLWRPLRRRGLGVVQLMIVSIGLSLALRYAFQYVIGGGTSQLPGASPTPIRFGPISLSYIDLISMGVSLVVILAVAYFLTRTRIGKATRAISDNPQLAAASGIDVDRVIRIVWILAGVLAAISGILWAYFRPGVKWDMGMQMLLLIFCAITLGGLGTAFGALLGSLIVGIAVEVSTLWIPSDLKYASALAALIIILLIRPQGLLGRRERLG, from the coding sequence CTGCTCGCGGCACTGTGTGCGCTGATCGCAACCGCGATCTTCGTGCTGCAGGGGCCGACCGCCGCGCTCGCGGCGACCGACGAGCAAGAAGTGACCGACTTCTATTTCGCCGGAACGATCACGTTCGATGACAAGCCCGTCGAGGGCGTCACGATCAGTGTCGACGGAAACGGATTCGATGCGGAGACCGAGACCGACCCGGAAGGAAAGTGGCGACTGTACGTTCCGGAACAGGAGAGGTACACGCTCACCATCGACGAGAAGACACTGCCCGATGGCGTCATCGTCGATGCCGCGCAGCTGCCCGACGGCGTCGCACTCGTGTCCGGCACGACCGGCTCGTTCGAGGCGGAGTTCGGCCTGACCGGAACGAAGATCATCAACCTCTTCCTCGGCGAAGGCGAACGGGTCACGGAATCGTTCGTGGATCAGCTGCTGTCACGTCTGATGAACGGTCTGAACTTCGGCCTCCTGCTTGCGCTGGCATCCATGGGCGCTGCCCTCATCTACGGCACGACACGTCTGTCGAACTTCGCGCACGCCGAGATGGTGACCTGGGGTGGTCTCGTCGCCCTGGTGTTCACCTCGTTCTGGCAGCTGCCGCTCTGGGCCGGCATCGCCGGAGCCATCATCGGCGGCGCTCTGCTCGGCTGGGCTCTGGATGCCGGACTCTGGCGGCCACTGCGCCGTCGCGGACTCGGCGTCGTCCAGCTCATGATCGTCAGCATCGGCCTCTCGCTCGCTCTGCGATACGCCTTCCAGTACGTCATCGGCGGAGGCACGTCGCAGCTGCCGGGAGCAAGCCCGACCCCGATCCGGTTCGGCCCGATCTCGCTCTCGTACATCGACCTGATCAGCATGGGCGTCAGCCTTGTCGTGATCCTCGCCGTCGCGTACTTCCTGACCCGCACGCGGATCGGAAAGGCGACCCGCGCGATCTCCGACAACCCGCAGCTGGCGGCCGCATCTGGAATCGACGTCGACCGCGTCATCCGCATCGTCTGGATTCTCGCCGGCGTCCTCGCCGCGATCTCCGGCATCCTGTGGGCCTACTTCCGCCCGGGCGTGAAGTGGGACATGGGCATGCAGATGCTGCTGCTGATCTTCTGCGCCATCACCCTCGGCGGCCTCGGCACCGCGTTCGGTGCGCTCCTGGGATCGCTCATCGTGGGCATCGCCGTCGAGGTCTCGACGCTGTGGATCCCCTCCGACCTGAAGTACGCCAGCGCCCTGGCAGCCCTGATCATCATCCTGCTGATCCGGCCGCAGGGTCTGCTCGGCCGCCGCGAGAGATTGGGCTGA
- the guaB gene encoding IMP dehydrogenase, protein MDQPDPFGFVGLTYDDVLLLPGHTDVIPSEADTSSRVTRRISVATPLLSSAMDTVTEARMAIAMAREGGIGILHRNLSIADQAAQVDRVKRSESGMITDPITTSPDATVDEVDALCAQYRISGLPVVDADGRLVGIITNRDMRFVSGFERQSTFVKDVMTSENLVTAPVGVAAGEVIALFAKHRVEKLPLIDEDGKLAGLITIKDFDKSEKYPLATKDEQGRLRVGAAIGFFGDAWERAEALRDAGVDVLVVDTANGQSQGVIDLVKRLKADESFAHIDVIGGNVATREGAQALVDAGVDAVKVGVGPGSICTTRVVAGVGVPQVTAVYEASLAARPAGVPVIADGGLQYSGDIAKALVAGADAVMLGSLLAGTDESPGEIVFQSGKQFKQYRGMGSLGAMQTRGKQTSYSKDRYFQADVPSDDKLIPEGIEGQVPYRGPLAAVAYQLVGGLRQSMFYVGARTIEELKQRGKFVRITAAGLKESHPHDVQIVVEAPNYKK, encoded by the coding sequence ATGGACCAGCCCGATCCCTTCGGTTTCGTCGGTCTCACCTATGACGATGTGCTGCTCCTGCCTGGGCACACCGACGTCATTCCGAGTGAGGCGGACACCTCGTCGCGGGTGACGCGTCGCATCTCCGTCGCCACGCCGCTGCTCTCCAGTGCGATGGACACCGTGACCGAGGCCCGCATGGCGATCGCCATGGCCCGTGAGGGTGGCATCGGCATCCTGCACCGCAACCTGTCGATCGCCGACCAGGCCGCGCAGGTCGACCGCGTGAAGCGGAGCGAGTCGGGCATGATCACCGATCCCATCACGACGTCGCCGGATGCGACCGTCGACGAGGTCGACGCACTCTGCGCGCAGTACCGTATCTCGGGCCTCCCCGTGGTCGATGCGGACGGTCGCCTCGTCGGCATCATCACGAACCGCGACATGCGCTTCGTCTCCGGATTCGAGCGTCAGTCCACCTTCGTGAAGGACGTCATGACGAGCGAGAACCTCGTCACCGCGCCTGTCGGTGTCGCCGCCGGCGAGGTCATCGCACTGTTCGCGAAGCACCGGGTCGAGAAGCTGCCGCTCATCGACGAAGACGGAAAGCTCGCCGGCCTCATCACGATCAAGGACTTCGACAAGAGCGAGAAGTACCCGCTGGCCACGAAGGACGAGCAGGGTCGGCTTCGCGTGGGAGCTGCGATCGGCTTCTTCGGCGATGCGTGGGAGCGTGCCGAGGCGCTGCGTGACGCGGGCGTCGATGTGCTCGTCGTCGACACGGCCAACGGCCAGTCGCAGGGAGTCATCGACCTCGTCAAGCGTCTCAAGGCTGATGAGTCGTTCGCGCACATTGATGTCATCGGGGGCAACGTCGCGACCCGTGAGGGTGCGCAGGCTCTCGTCGACGCCGGTGTGGACGCCGTCAAGGTCGGCGTCGGGCCGGGCTCGATCTGCACCACGCGTGTCGTCGCCGGCGTCGGTGTGCCTCAGGTGACGGCGGTCTATGAGGCGTCTCTGGCTGCGCGCCCCGCGGGCGTTCCGGTCATCGCAGACGGTGGCCTGCAGTACTCGGGTGACATCGCGAAGGCCCTCGTCGCCGGCGCGGATGCGGTCATGCTCGGTTCGCTTCTGGCCGGAACCGACGAGTCGCCGGGAGAGATCGTCTTCCAGTCGGGCAAGCAGTTCAAGCAGTACCGCGGCATGGGCTCGCTCGGTGCGATGCAGACGCGCGGCAAGCAGACCTCGTACTCGAAGGACCGCTACTTCCAGGCTGACGTCCCCAGCGACGACAAGCTGATCCCCGAGGGCATCGAGGGTCAGGTGCCGTACCGCGGTCCGCTCGCCGCAGTCGCATATCAGCTCGTCGGCGGTCTGCGTCAGTCGATGTTCTATGTCGGCGCGCGCACGATCGAAGAGCTCAAGCAGCGCGGCAAGTTCGTGCGGATCACGGCGGCCGGGCTCAAGGAGTCGCACCCGCACGACGTGCAGATCGTCGTCGAAGCACCGAACTACAAGAAGTAG
- a CDS encoding DUF2277 domain-containing protein has translation MCRNIHTLHNFEPAASSEEVQAAALQYVRKIAGTTKPSKANQEAFDRAVAEIAHATQHLLNDLVAVRPPKNREEEAAKARARAVASGRYAA, from the coding sequence ATGTGCCGGAACATCCACACCCTTCATAACTTCGAGCCTGCAGCCTCCTCAGAAGAAGTGCAGGCAGCAGCCCTGCAGTACGTGCGCAAGATCGCCGGCACGACCAAGCCGTCGAAGGCGAATCAGGAGGCCTTCGATCGGGCCGTCGCCGAGATCGCGCATGCGACACAGCATCTGCTGAACGATCTGGTCGCGGTGCGTCCTCCGAAGAACCGAGAAGAGGAAGCCGCGAAGGCGCGCGCCCGCGCTGTGGCATCCGGGCGCTACGCCGCCTGA
- a CDS encoding DUF4190 domain-containing protein, which produces MTSPITPAPVPAPVTAPAEPARGLTIAGFVLAFLIAPLGAILSIVALVKINKAGGSSKGLAIAGIIIGALGTIGWIVTIIVSTAILGAAVEMVGTCLDLGPGVWDVDGATITCE; this is translated from the coding sequence ATGACGTCGCCCATCACCCCTGCCCCCGTTCCCGCGCCCGTCACGGCCCCGGCCGAGCCCGCGCGCGGCCTCACGATCGCCGGTTTCGTCCTGGCGTTCCTCATCGCCCCGCTCGGAGCGATCCTCAGCATCGTCGCGCTCGTCAAGATCAACAAGGCCGGCGGGAGCAGCAAGGGCCTCGCGATCGCGGGCATCATCATCGGCGCCCTCGGCACCATCGGATGGATCGTGACGATCATCGTCAGCACGGCCATCCTCGGCGCAGCGGTCGAGATGGTCGGCACCTGCCTCGACCTGGGTCCGGGCGTCTGGGATGTCGACGGAGCAACCATCACCTGCGAATAG
- a CDS encoding OsmC family protein, translating into MTQLLDPPTALPTISDDERAARLNAAGAAWSERIAASPANAQLKTRVSGRAVGSVATEIRAGAHRFLVDEPAGLAGDDAAPSPVEYALGALVSCQVVVFRLYAQALGLTIDELEITAEGDLDVRKIFGIDESVRAGFQGVRVSVEITGPNTPEEYENLRQIVDAHCPVLDIFENPVPTTGALV; encoded by the coding sequence ATGACACAGCTTCTGGATCCGCCGACCGCTCTCCCGACGATCTCCGATGACGAGCGCGCCGCGCGCCTGAACGCCGCAGGCGCCGCGTGGAGCGAGCGCATCGCCGCGAGTCCGGCGAACGCGCAGCTGAAAACGCGAGTTTCCGGTCGCGCCGTCGGGTCCGTGGCGACCGAGATTCGCGCGGGCGCGCATCGCTTCCTGGTGGACGAACCCGCCGGTCTTGCGGGCGACGACGCAGCGCCGAGCCCCGTCGAGTACGCGCTGGGTGCTCTCGTCTCCTGCCAGGTCGTCGTGTTCCGTCTCTACGCGCAGGCGCTCGGGCTCACGATCGACGAGCTGGAGATCACCGCGGAGGGTGACCTCGACGTGCGCAAGATCTTCGGCATCGACGAATCGGTGCGCGCCGGCTTCCAGGGTGTGCGTGTGAGCGTCGAGATCACGGGGCCGAACACCCCGGAGGAGTACGAGAACCTGCGTCAGATCGTCGACGCGCACTGTCCCGTGCTGGATATCTTCGAAAACCCCGTTCCGACGACGGGTGCGCTGGTCTGA